CCGATGTTTCTGCAAGTTAATTAGATGCATAAGAAATCTTATTGTACGTTGGATTAGCATGGTTGCTTTATTTGCTTTTTGGACCTGTCATATTTGTGCGGTGGTGAAATTGCAACTATCCCTCGGtagttttggtaattcctaacaacatatagctcattgagctaatgatatctcaagataaatatttcagaaaagttcaatgattggcatggcatggatcaggaatgtggacccctcaaaatgctaaggacaaaagattgactcaagctctaaagctcaagactctacatttttacttttagtgatccaagatcacattgagtccataggaaaagccaatactattgaAAGGGGATGAGATGTTGCTTAATgggttgcttgctcaaaatgcttagtgatatgctccaaaaccctcaaccactttctcatatccacatatgtcccaaaccaaaaagtcaaactcggccccaccgaaatattctatccggcgccaccgagttcacttgacatagccagtgccacaaaccctagtcacttcggtctcaccgataggacTTTCGGTCTcgccgagatgggattgcaaactctctgtttcccttcgtaacgtttcggtcgaaaccgagatgagcgatcggtcccaccgagttcgcaatgcaaactctctgtttccctttcgtaacatttcggtctcaccgaaatgagcgattcggtcccaccgagtttacgtgaccaactctctggttagcttattacgaaaatcggtcccaccgagtttgtgtaatcggtctcaccgagattacgttatgccctaaccctaatgaaattggtcccaccgagttgacatgtcgattccaccgaaaatcctaacgttcacattttgaactaaatcggtctaaccgagtttcattattcggtcccactgagtttggttatttgtgtgtaacggttagattttgtgtggaggctatatatacccctccacccactcttcattcgtgaggagagccatcagaacatgcctgcacttccagcatacattttttgaaagagaaccacctactcatgtgttgagaccaagatattccaatccaaccatatgaatcttgatctctagcctttcccaagttgctttccactcaaatcatctttctaccaaatccaaatctgtgagagagagttgagtgttggggagactatcatttgaagcacaagagcaaggagttcatcatcaacacaccatctattaccttttggagagtggtgtctcctagattggttaggtgtcacttgggagcctccgtcaagattgtggagttgaaccaaggagtttgtacgggcaaggagatcgcctacttcgtgaaggtctaccctagtgaggcaagtccttcgtgggcgatggccatggtgggatagacaaggttgcttcttcgtggacccttcgtgggtggagccctccgtggactcgcgcaactgttacccttcgtgggttgaagtctccatcaacgtggatgtacgatagcaccacctatcggaaccacgccaaaaatctacgtgtctacattgcgtttgctccctccaaactcctccctttaccttcatatgcaatgttttacattccgctgctatactcttagacttacATTCCGTTGGTTTTTGGAACATGAGCCCCTTGGGAGCCTGCCGTGCTTGCCTTTGCGCGCTGGATAGACATAGCAGCAGGATCTGGGTAGATTCTCAGGATTTGTTAAGACTGTGaggctactcatagtggggagtatcatatactagtatcatgcataggatactagtgtatgatactacctctatagtgcatagtatcataaagtagtatcatagatgatcatatttattggcatgcatgacacaaagtagcataacatttaacatgatacgatatctacctatgttactctaaccctctctctcttctttaattgtgTGCCACATAAACATGTTTGCTAGTCCCAAGTGCATGTTACCGGTTATGTTACTCCTACTATGGCCAGCCTGAGTCACGGCGCAAACGACAAGGTCGGTCGTCAGCCTTTGACCGGTCGTCCTGATTTCTGGATGGTGTAGGTTGGTGTACCGTGAAGCAGCCGTCGGGTTTGTATTTGTAGGGTTACTGGGTACAACACCCATACTGACTACGGGAAGGTCCAAAAAATGATGCAACCCTACGATTTGGTAAATATGGAGGTCTCTTGAACCAATCCACAAATATTTCCTAGGGAGGTTTTGTAATAGATGCTTTATGTACTCCATTTAGCGATCATATATGTTGTATTGAAAACGGAATAAAGTGATTACATAACAAAGCACTTTTCAACTACTCTCTAATACATGCTTGAGCTAATATGATTATTTCATAAAGTCTTACGATTTGAACTTATCCTTAAGTAATAACAAATTAAAATTACTAAGATAGATAGGTTGTGGATGGCTCCGTGATCCTTCTTCCTTCCCAACCTCCAGGGTACTTTCGCGATGACTTGATCTACTGGTGGATGCACATTCTTTGAGTTTTTCGGTATTCTGGAGGTCTCCGCGCCCAGTCATGCCAAGGGAGCGTTTTCTCATGCGCCCGAGGATCCCCTGTGGCTGTTGCCGGTCCCATGCCTCTGTTGGCATGGGCGGCGTGGTCGTCGGTTTGCTCTAGGTTCACGGCGGCGTCTGTAGGGTTGCCGCTGACTGTGATGACTCGGTATGATCCTGGCATCTTCGACTTCATGCAGGCGTAGCAGGGGCGACATTGTTGCTGCGAGGGAGCGGCGCTGCGTGTGAAGGCAGCGTCTGGGGAATTTTTGTTTTGCTGCGAGGTATGCATGGGCATGGGCGGGCGAGAGAATATGACCGAGTATGTACAAATGCAAACTCACAAAATTTGTAACCGTACGTGGCAGACGATCTACTGTTTTCGCGTAAAACGGAATGTAAATTTTAACGCGGCAGGACGTGGTTTCGGCGGTGCATAGTTTGAGCGTTAATCTTGTCGCACAACGGAACGAGCTATAGATCCCGGGGAAAGCTGCTACGCGTGTGTCCCCGTTCCCCACGTGGGGACGGACGGTGTTTTCCCCTCTTGGCGGTGGTAGTGGAGGCTGTGGAGCACACTACTGTAGCGCGGTAAGCAGCTGGGTCGGGCCGGGGTCGGGACTGACACGTCCCTTTCCACCCTTTTTGTGGTACTCCAACTTAATTCAATTCAATTGCCCTTTTAGCTCCGACCCCGGCCACGACCACTGACGCACACACAAAAATAAACACCGGGGGTATAGGTACCCCGCCGGTCGTCGGCCACTCGGCGGGCAAGTagaaagaatgcccgatatgatgctTCCATGGGATAAGTTGCATGGCCAGTACGGCGTATTTTACGTCGACGTGCATGAATCAGGTACTAGTAGCTAGTTGCCGCCTTTTGTTGACTTGTGCATGTCTCGTGTCTGGAGTGCGTAGTTGCGTAGGCGTATCATATCGCACTGGCTCCTCTCCCCCTGGGCACTACTCTCTCCATGCATGTCCGACAAACACCCACTTGCCAGTTGCCACTCTCCCTATCTAaagatctctctccctctctccagAGATCTTTCTCTCTCTAGATCGACATTGGCCCTTTTTCTGTGTCCATGATGTAGCATGTTTGTTTCCATGTCCAGCTTTTATGTTGCTTGCTGTTTTCTCTCTCTAGAACGGAGATCAGCGACTCATGAGTGAGAGTAGCTAGGCAGAGGAGGTGAAGAGAGAGGGGAATTATTGGGGGACCAAAAGGGCACTACGATCGACATTGCACCACGGTACGTGCGCTGGGGACAGGCAGCGCAGCTACTACTATAGCCCGATCGATCCATCCATCGATCTATgcatcttcttcttttttccgACTTTAATTAAATTCATTTGCCTTTTGCTCCTGTCACGACAAGCGAGATAACGATCTGCGTCCGGCATCTCTCGCCTGCCTCCATGGTCGTCACACCCATAATGCATGGTCGATTATTTAATTAATCACCTAACTAATCAACTGCATTACTAAATCCAGTTTAAACAAATTGTATGGCAAAAAGCATGAAGCTAAATCGATAGTCTCCACCCCAATTACTACTCTATGAGAAAGTTTGGCCATCTGTCATATTTCCAGGCAACAATTTGAAGAGAAGTTACTACTTTATCCtaggaaaaaaaattgaattaCACACCTTGCACACACCACAACAAACTGTGTAATTACCAATTAATTTATATATCACCGGTCGATCTTAATTATTGGTAACCATATGCTAATTAATAACATAGTACTTAAAAGGGTTAATTAAACAATAAGAGACGGGTGCGATGAGCGGTGACAGTGATACTCCAACTTACTGCCCGCTTTAATCCCCTTTTCTTTCACTTAGTTTTCTCTCCACACATCAATCTAATCACCTTTGagatctctgtctctctctgttgaTCTCGCTCTCCTTTATTATTATTTTCTCCTTTTTCTCGTTGTAGTCTTTTTACTGTACTAGGGCAGCTGCTGTCCTGCCTCGCCACCTTTCGTGTCTTCAGCGGCTCAGCCCTCCATTGGCCATACCAATAGCAGCTACAGTTGTTACGGTGACACATGGCTCAGCCGCTCCGACGACGCCGCAGATCGGGCGAAGCTCCACAGGTCGTCGTCGCTGCTACCGGCGGCGGCCCCTCCGAGAAGCCTTGTGGCCGCGGCGGAGTAGAAGGCAAGCCCGTTGACGGCCGTGTCGTCGAGGGCGTCGTTGCCGCCTGCATGGCCGGCGGTGCCGTCGAAGCAGAGCTGGTCTGTGGACGCGTCGTGCTGGCCATTGAGGTGGGACGCGACTAGCCGGTCCATCATGGCCCAGTCCGTGATCCCGCCGTCGCGGTGGGGTTGGTGCAGGTCCTCGGCGTGCGCCAGCTCGCGCTCGACATTTCCATCTCCGCTCGCCGCGAGCGGCGTCGTAGTCGACGTCCGCGCCGTGGCCGCCGCCGAGGGGCTCTCCAGCGGTGGCAGCTTCATGAAACCGTGGCCGCCGAGAACCGTCTCGAGGGGCCGCAGATACCGCGACGCGGCCGTTCTCGGGCGCGGCGAGGAAAGCTCGTGCTCCTGCTTGCACGAGCGGCCCATGTAGTGCAGGATCTGGTCAAGCGCATCGTCGCTGGAGTAGAGCGGCGAGGAGGAGCGTGCCGCCTTGCCCCCATCGTCTCTTCCCCCGCCGCCGCGCTTGCCACTTCCGGCCCCCGCATCCTTGTGGTGGTGCTTCTTCTTGAACACTCTGCACACCACCCAGCCGTCCTCCTGGCCGGCGTCCGACGATGTGGCGGCACTGACAACCTGAGCATGACGCACGGCGGCATCCAAAGACAAAGGCTGGCAGGTGTTAATTATTATTACCTTTTGGGGCACATGAAGCACATGGAAAAAGTTTAATCATTAGTGCAGTGAGAGACTAGGCATAGAGAgagaagggagagggggggggggggggggggggggaggaaagGCTGGATGGTGTCAAGGTGCTAAGCTAGGACGCTCGTACTCCTATCATTGCACCACCACACCTCCATATAATTGTTACGGCAGCAAACAATTAATGGTGATCGGTGCATTAGCTCCCCAATTGAGCTAGGTGATCGTATCCGTACCATGGTGGCGGTGGGGGCGGCGTCCGTGGTGGAAGAAGGGTCGTCGAGGCGGTACTCGTGCATGATCCAGTCGGACTTCTGGCCATGGGGAGCACGGCCCTTGTAGAAGACGAGCGTCTTGCGCATGCCGATGCGTTTGACGGCGTTGTAAATAGCCTTGTCGCGGCCGGTGGCCTTCCAGAACCCGGCCGCCGTCGCCCGGTTCGTCCGCGTTCCCGTTGGGTACTTCTTGTCCTTGTGGCTGAAGAAGTACCAGTCGTTCTGAGGACCTGAGCCGATCTTACATTTCTCTGAAACACCCAAATTGCACCAAGACAATTCTCTTAGTTTGATTTGTTCATCACGGGTACTTGTGCACAACAACCCACCCAAGAAATTATAGTTGCATTTCTTACTGAGATGGAGCTCGCTTGTTTTTTAATGGCAGAAGGTACTAGTTTGCCACTTTGCACTGTGAAACTACTATTTGCTTCATGAACCGTGCAATTAAGCCACTATATATGAATGAATGGAGGTGCAAGCTAGGCCGCCATGGCGTGAGAAGAAGCAAAGAATAGTTGTACCTTGGATATCCCATGGCTCGAGCTTGTTGAGATCAACGTCGCGGATCACGTCGAGGTCGATCTCCTCGGAGGCGACCTTCTTGCGGAGGTAATAGTTGAGGAGCTCTTCCTCCGTTGGGTGGAAACGGAACCCCGGCGGCACACACGATTGACCGTTCACCGAGATGCTCATTGCTAGATCGATTGACAAAACGACGGCCTGCGTGAAGTGGTTCTTCCAGGGACCGGTAGACTGAGTTCGTGTGTTAAAGGCTGGTAAGTGGGCAGATAGAGGGAGATAGATTGGAGCTAGCGCTTGCAGCtgaggaggagaggaggctaAGAGAGAATGGGTGATCCGGCGGTGTGGGAGGAAAGGTGGCCATTTATATAGAGGTTGCaaagtagagagagagagatagagagagagagagagagagaggtgaggaggaagaggagggggagggagaaACGATCGGAGGTTGATATTGATATTGCCATCATTCCATGCTGTTGGGTGCAGCCCTTTGCTTTGGTCACTCTAGTGGGGTTAGTTTTTTCCACCCACCCCTGACAGAGATGGCCAGAGAAGAAATGTTTTTAGAGAGAGAAGAGCGGCCGGTATTATGTATTGAGAGCAAAATAGAGATTATATCATGCATGAATCATGATTCCTTCATATCTATTACTAGTAGGCGGTTCATGAATGCCCTTTTTTATAAAACTTCTCTATTCATCTTCATTCATAACCATACAATTAATCATCAAAAATAATCAAAAATACATCTAAATCTATATATCACCTAgcaacgactacaagcactgaagcgagccaaAGGCGCAccaccgtcatcgcccctccctcgtcAAAGCCTGGCAAAACTTGCTATAGTAACAGtcaggaagtcgtcgtgctaagaccTCATAGAACCAGCATAGCAGAACAACAAGTGCCGCCGATGAAGAGTAATGTAGATCGAAAGGATCCGATCTGAAGGCACACAAACGTAGACTAATGATGACCAGATCCGTgcaaatccaccaaagacagatccaccggagacacacctccacatgcCCACCGACGATGCTAGACACACCGCAAGAACGTGGGCTAAACGGGGAAAAACTTATttcatcttcagggagccgccgaTGTCTCGCCtccctgagcaggacacaaactcTAACAAATCTCGAAAAAAACATCTAAAACGAGCCCTTTCACCGTGCCCATTGCCCTAATGCCACCGAAGATGAGGTGGACCGACGGTGGCGCCCACAAGAGGCAGAGGATCCAATGGCGCAGATAATCCTAGGGCAACTATGGCAATATCCCTGTGCCTAGTACCAAGATCCCTTGTAATTCctttttactccctccgtccgaaaatacttgtcatcaaaatgaataaaagggaATGTATCTAGTCTAGATACATCTTCTTTTATTCATTTTAATGACAAATCGTTCTAAATGCATCCTCTTTTATTCATTTTAATGACAAGTATTTTTGAATGTAGGGAGTACAAAATAGTGAAAATCTCGAGAATTTGTCGTTCAAACTAGCTCAGCCCTAAGGCGTAACTCGCTGCTAGCTTCGCCACCGAGAGGATCCCTAAAATTAAGAGGAGGCGCTGGCATATACGTGCCCCGTTAGGCGGCGGTTGATCAGTGCGTTTGAATTAATATATATTGCTTGTCATCAAATTTTTATGCCAAATCTATTTGTCATGAACAATATACTAGCTAGTATCGTACTTACAGTGCTGGTTATAGCCTGTACGTACAGACCTCAATAATATGGAAGAGAGTAATATTAAAAATATTCGTCCTGTAAATTATTAGTAGCCTACGAAAATCAAGATTGGTCTGCGCATGACCAATCAAAATACCTAtatatttcttcttctttttcatagtaaAAGATTAAAACAATAATAAGCTTCCTACTGGTCCAATACTCAAAAGATACTAGATTTGCATACAAGGACACAGATTAAAAAGATCACGCACAAGTGTGCGTATGCCCATACAATTGTTTCCCTTTTAGTAAAACATACACCCATCATATATATACATGCATGTAGGGCTCGAGGGAACCACTTAATTTGTCGTATGTATATGTATTCCTGTAAAGACGTTGTACTAGGAAGCTGAGACAGTGCTATTGCTACTTTAATGACAAAATTGTTTGCAATTTCCCATTGATATGTCCTCTCTTAACCAGCTGGGCCATGTCAAAGATATCTCTGGTAGTTACTAATGGATGCCAAGTCTCTTTTGCCCAATAACTTTTGTCATATCAGGAGCACTGTCACGCTCTTGAGTGTGAATAGCCTCCACTCAAAACTAATCCCCTTCATGTCACAATAAAAGGAATATAATAATCATAATGTTAAATATATGTTACCTCCACTAGTCAACTAAATGGTGTTTTGGGCAAATATTAAAGTCAAAATTTGAATCTTGGACCATCGATGTTGTGTTAAACATGTAGATGGAAATATGAAGATGATACACATAGATTTGTCTCAAGAAATATTTTACAATGATATAAAATTGCTCTTCATAAATGTTTTGCTAATCAATATACGTTACTATATTCTAGTATAAACTAATTGTCAAAATTACATTCTGATGACAGAGTGTCATTTTTTGTTAACGACAAGGATTATCTAGCAACATCCATGATATGtaaattttactatagaagttCATGGTAGAGTTTAAAAATATTGAAGtaatacttgtgtttcatcaaaAATTGATGTGTTTCTTATTGGTTCCACAAATAAATCCACAACCCTAAATGTTGTCTAAGATATTTAATATCTATTAAAAAATAAGGTTGAATTTAATTTTCCTGATGGTAAACAAAAAGGAAAGACTTCTTCCATCTTAATCATAGATATGACATAATGCAAAGGAAAATGACAAATGTAAGAGCAAATAATTCTTGGCATCTCCAAGTTAAGAAATTACTGAAAAGAATGTATTGTTTATAAGACAACATAAAACGTGCAAAGTAGATTGTTATATGTATGTGCAATGAATTACATTTGATCAAAATTCAATTAATCTAGTGATGTTCCTGATGAACTGAAACAACGATTCAGTATATTCAGAAAGCTCGATTCAGTCAGAACATATCAAGATGAGTGTTATGTAGATTAGTCGAAAGCTTAGTGTGTGGTCTCATGTATCAAATTCGGCGTCAGACAGGGACATCTATTGGCGAAACTTTCCGATAAAGTGCGCAGTAAGTGCAACTCTATCAGAGTCGTCAAAATGGCAGCCGCCACAATCATTATAGAGTGCActtcaaaaaattatgaagactcAAGAGGCAACACACAAACTCATATTTGCCAAAAACACAACCGCCAAAAACTTTCTTACATGTGGTGTCCGCTTGCCATTAGCTATATGCTTCTTCCACAATTCCCAACCTCCTTGTTGCCTTCTTGCATCCTCTCTTCCTCAAGCATGCGTTCCCTGGCTGCCGCATACTGCTGGCCATTGTGCATCCCATGGTCATAGCCTTCGACCATCACTGGCCATCGCCATGACCATCACTGGTTGCCGAACATCCCCTGGTCacctacgagcagcagaagggtGGTGTTGGTCGCCTCCTGCGGTAACCCGCAGGTCGTCGATCAGACGAGAGAAGCATCCCTCAATGCAAGCAGCATCCCTTTTTTAACATTGTCGTGGATGCCAGCCGCATACACCACACGCACAGGGGTGGATTAATGAGCTGATCGGCTCGTTAAGCACGCGCTCATTGCGTAACAAGAAAAAAATAGTTTGGCTCTGTTCATTTAAAGCTTGCTAAGCTCGTGAGTGAAAGTTAACAGATTATGATGTGTTAGGACCTATGGGATATAAGAGTGTGAGTGTAATTCTTACGAAGGATTTATGGTGCCTACTGAAGGAGGTGCGCCTGTTTGCTGCCTCTTATGGCTTGGGATGGGTCGATTATATTGAGTAGATCGGTCAGGAGCCACGAAATGTTGTCACATAAAGATCAGAATATGTGTTGTATTGTACTAGCGAGCTTACAAGCTGCTCATAAAACTTGTTCACTCTCGTTCGCTAAATCGTTAAGTTTAACAAGCTAAAATCAGTTATTAGCTTGGTTTATTAAGAATCAAGCTACGACCTTAACGAGATGAGCTAACGAGGTTTTGGTCCAGCCAAAACATCCACCCATACCTCTCCCTTCTACGGATCGGTGTACTAAACAAAATCCTAATCAACATTAGTAGTGGAGCTAACCCTATTGGACACAAACCAGATGCACCTTCACACGTTGCAAAAACCAGAAACCACTGGATTGGGAAGACATTTGTGCTAGCGGGAGCGCCATCCCATGACCTCCTTACACTCCCCATCTATCGTTGTTGCGGCAgtgggtgttggggaacgtagtaataattcaaaaaaattcctacgtgtcaccaagatcaatctaggagatgctagcaacgagtgagagggagtgcatcttcatacccttgaagatcgctaagcggaagcgttacaagaacgcggttgatggagtcgtactcgcggcgattcaaatcgcagaagatccgatccaagcgccgaacgaacggcgcctccgcgttcaacacacgtacagcccggggacgtctcctcattcttgatccagcaaggggggaggagaagttgagggagagctctggcagcatgacggcgtggtggtggagcttgcggttctcccgcagggcttcgccaagcactacggaggaggaggagttggaaggggggagggctgcgccacgGGAAGGGttcggctgccctcccaccccccactatttatagggttaaggggagagggggccggccccctagatgcatctagaggggggaggcggccaaggggggagacttgccccccaagcatgtgggaggcgcccccaccccctagggtttccaaccctaggtgccttgggcccttggggggcgcaccagtccactaggggctggttcccacccatGTCCAGCCCATTTGGTCCCACGgggtaggtggccccacccggtggaccc
This sequence is a window from Aegilops tauschii subsp. strangulata cultivar AL8/78 chromosome 7, Aet v6.0, whole genome shotgun sequence. Protein-coding genes within it:
- the LOC109750124 gene encoding NAC domain-containing protein 43 isoform X1 — encoded protein: MSISVNGQSCVPPGFRFHPTEEELLNYYLRKKVASEEIDLDVIRDVDLNKLEPWDIQEKCKIGSGPQNDWYFFSHKDKKYPTGTRTNRATAAGFWKATGRDKAIYNAVKRIGMRKTLVFYKGRAPHGQKSDWIMHEYRLDDPSSTTDAAPTATMVVSAATSSDAGQEDGWVVCRVFKKKHHHKDAGAGSGKRGGGGRDDGGKAARSSSPLYSSDDALDQILHYMGRSCKQEHELSSPRPRTAASRYLRPLETVLGGHGFMKLPPLESPSAAATARTSTTTPLAASGDGNVERELAHAEDLHQPHRDGGITDWAMMDRLVASHLNGQHDASTDQLCFDGTAGHAGGNDALDDTAVNGLAFYSAAATRLLGGAAAGSSDDDLWSFARSAASSERLSHVSP
- the LOC109750124 gene encoding NAC domain-containing protein 43 isoform X2; protein product: MSISVNGQSCVPPGFRFHPTEEELLNYYLRKKVASEEIDLDVIRDVDLNKLEPWDIQEKCKIGSGPQNDWYFFSHKDKKYPTGTRTNRATAAGFWKATGRDKAIYNAVKRIGMRKTLVFYKGRAPHGQKSDWIMHEYRLDDPSSTTDAAPTATMPLSLDAAVRHAQVVSAATSSDAGQEDGWVVCRVFKKKHHHKDAGAGSGKRGGGGRDDGGKAARSSSPLYSSDDALDQILHYMGRSCKQEHELSSPRPRTAASRYLRPLETVLGGHGFMKLPPLESPSAAATARTSTTTPLAASGDGNVERELAHAEDLHQPHRDGGITDWAMMDRLVASHLNGQHDASTDQLCFDGTAGHAGGNDALDDTAVNGLAFYSAAATRLLGGAAAGSSDDDLWSFARSAASSERLSHVSP